The following proteins come from a genomic window of Triticum aestivum cultivar Chinese Spring chromosome 6A, IWGSC CS RefSeq v2.1, whole genome shotgun sequence:
- the LOC123129813 gene encoding disease resistance protein RUN1-like → TLDLSWCNKLESLSESLGSLINLQTLDLSQCRNLKSLPESLGSFTNLQTLDLSECNKLESIPKSLGSLKNLQTLDLSKCNKLESLPKSLGSLTHLQTLDLSWCMELKSLPENLGSLKNLQALDLSSCYKLESLPESLGSLKNLQTLDLQACWKLESLPESLGSLENLQTLNLSDCLKLESLPESLGSLKNLEALDLSSCYKLESLPESLGSLERLQTLGLASCYELESLPKSLGGLKNLQTLDLQTLWKLESLPESLGSLENLQALDLSDCWKLEFIPESFGSLKNLQALDLSSCYKLESLPENIGSLENLQTLGLASCYELESLPESLGSLTDLQTLDLSWCVELKSLPKSLVSLKNLQALDLSFCYKLESLPESLGSLENLQTLNRSQCWKLESLPESLGSLKNLQTLDLSFCKKLEFLPESLENLKIIRRG, encoded by the coding sequence ACACTTGACCTCTCATGGTGCAATAAGCTAGAGTCCCTTTCAGAGAGTCTTGGAAGCCTAATAAACCTTCAAACACTGGACCTCTCACAATGTCGTAACCTAAAGTCCCTTCCAGAGAGCCTTGGAAGCTTCACAAACCTTCAAACACTAGACCTCTCAGAGTGCAATAAGCTAGAGTCCATTCCAAAGAGccttggaagcctcaaaaaccttcAAACTCTAGACCTCTCAAAATGCAATAAGCTAGAGTCCCTTCCAAAGAGCCTTGGAAGCCTCACACACCTTCAAACACTAGACCTCTCATGGTGTATGGAATTAAAGTCCCTTCCAGAGAAccttggaagcctcaaaaaccttcAAGCACTCGACCTCTCATCCTGCTATAAACTAGAGTCCCTTCCGGAGAGccttggaagcctcaaaaaccttcAAACACTTGACCTCCAAGCCTGCTGGAAACTAGAGTCCCTTCCAGAGAGCCTTGGAAGCCTCGAAAACCTTCAAACACTCAACCTCTCAGACTGCTTAAAACTAGAGTCCCTTCCAGAGAGtcttggaagcctcaaaaaccttgAAGCACTCGACCTCTCATCCTGCTATAAACTAGAGTCCCTTCCAGAGAGCCTTGGAAGCCTCGAAAGACTTCAAACGCTCGGCCTTGCAAGCTGCTATGAACTAGAGTCCCTTCCGAAGAGCCTTGGAGGCCTCAAAAATCTTCAAACCCTTGACCTCCAAACCTTGTGGAAACTAGAGTCCCTTCCAGAGAGTCTTGGAAGCCTCGAAAACCTTCAAGCACTCGACCTCTCAGACTGCTGGAAATTAGAGTTCATTCCAGAGagttttggaagcctcaaaaaccttcAAGCACTCGACCTCTCATCTTGCTATAAACTAGAGTCCCTTCCAGAGAACATTGGAAGCCTCGAAAACCTACAAACACTCGGCCTTGCAAGCTGCTATGAACTAGAGTCCCTTCCGGAGAGCCTTGGAAGCCTCACAGACCTTCAAACACTAGACCTCTCATGGTGTGTGGAATTAAAGTCCCTTCCAAAGAGCCTTGTAAGCCTCAAAAACCTTCAAGCACTCGACCTCTCATTTTGCTATAAATTAGAGTCCCTTCCGGAGAGCCTTGGAAGCCTCGAAAACCTTCAAACACTCAATCGCTCACAGTGCTGGAAACTAGAGTCCCTTCCAGAGAGccttggaagcctcaaaaaccttcAAACACTCGACCTATCATTCTGTAAGAAACTAGAGTTCCTTCCGGAGAGCCTTGAAAACCTGAAAATCATTAGAAGAGGTTAA
- the LOC123131377 gene encoding putative disease resistance protein RGA3, with amino-acid sequence MAHVAGLLASAVVSAVGNKLGSAIGDEVMMLCSFKDDLKDMKDTLEYMEAALKDAERRSVTEELVRLWLNRLKHAAYDISYMLDEFQANSEPASRKMIGKLDCFAIALKITMAYKMKKMRGQLRKIKDDHESFKFTHDNSSLISVHQFPDRRETTSDVIESLIIGRDKDRMNVLSLLATSSNKEDTTILPICGLGGIGKTTLAQLVFNDGQFKDYNHRVWVYVSQVFDLKKIGNSIISQVEKGSQNLDTRQLINQHLKHLLQDKKTLIVLDDLWETDNFQLDQLKLMLNVSSKMRVLVTTRSIDIARKICTVEAYMLDPLDNDMCWRIIKQNSGFESRADKEKVEPVGQMIARKCGGLPLAAQALGFLLSGMDLTDWEAMCNTDIWDEPFSDSTVLPSLKLSYNTLTPYLRLCFAYCGIFRKGHSISKDDLIQQWIALGFIEPSNNFSAIQLGEKYVRQFLGMSFLQHTQLPEIFAKTILTMHDLVHDLARSVIAEELVVFDAEIGSDARRKEYCHYVSLTNCNISDYIKARKMSTIFPPKLRAIHFTDCEFHGGAFSFPKCLRVLDLSGCPITEFPSALGQLKQLEVLIAPRLQDR; translated from the exons ATGGCGCATGTAGCCGGTTTGCTCGCCTCGGCTGTGGTCTCAGCGGTGGGCAATAAGCTGGGTTCTGCCATTGGGGATGAGGTCATGATGCTGTGCAGCTTCAAGGACGACCTCAAGGACATGAAGGACACGTTAGAGTACATGGAGGCGGCGCTCAAGGATGCTGAGAGGCGGTCTGTCACGGAGGAGTTGGTGCGGCTGTGGCTCAACCGGCTCAAGCACGCTGCCTACGACATCTCTTACATGCTCGACGAGTTCCAAGCTAATAGTGAACCAGCCTCCAGAAAG ATGATTGGGAAGCTGGACTGTTTTGCTATTGCACTCAAGATTACCATGGCTTATAAGATGAAGAAGATGAGAGGTCAGCTGAGGAAGATCAAAGATGATCACGAGAGTTTCAAATTCACACATGATAACTCCAGCCTAATTAGTGTGCACCAGTTTCCTGATCGACGGGAAACAACATCAGATGTGATTGAATCACTCATCATAGGGAGAGACAAAGACAGGATGAATGTTCTTTCTTTGTTAGCCACAAGCAGCAACAAAGAAGATACTACAATTCTTCCTATCTGTGGGCTTGGAGGCATAGGAAAGACAACTTTGGCACAACTGGTCTTCAATGATGGTCAGTTCAAAGATTATAATCATCGGGTATGGGTCTATGTATCCCAGGTGTTTGACTTGAAAAAAATTGGGAACTCCATAATTTCTCAAGTAGAAAAAGGAAGCCAAAATCTAGATACAAGGCAGTTGATAAACCAACATCTTAAACATCTACTTCAAGATAAGAAGACTCTAATTGTTTTGGATGACCTATGGGAGACAGATAACTTCCAACTGGATCAACTCAAGCTTATGTTGAATGTAAGCTCCAAGATGAGAGTTTTAGTCACAACACGCAGCATAGACATTGCAAGAAAAATCTGTACTGTTGAAGCATATATGCTAGATCCCTTGGACAATGATATGTGTTGGAGAATAATCAAGCAAAACAGTGGCTTTGAATCTAGAGCTGATAAAGAGAAAGTTGAACCAGTTGGACAGATGATTGCAAGGAAATGTGGAGGTTTGCCATTGGCAGCTCAAGCACTTGGATTCTTGCTATCTGGAATGGATCTTACTGACTGGGAAGCAATGTGTAATACTGATATTTGGGATGAACCATTTTCCGACAGTACAGTGTTACCATCCTTGAAGTTAAGTTACAATACTTTGACACCATATTTGAGGTTATGCTTTGCCTATTGTGGCATCTTTCGTAAAGGTCACAGTATAAGTAAAGATGATCTTATCCAGCAATGGATTGCTCTGGGTTTCATTGAGCCATCTAATAACTTTTCGGCCATACAACTTGGCGAGAAGTATGTTAGGCAATTCCTTGGGATGTCTTTCCTTCAGCATACACAATTGCCCGAG ATATTTGCAAAAACAATCTTGACCATGCACGATCTGGTGCATGATCTCGCAAGATCAGTCATTGCTGAAGAGTTGGTTGTCTTTGATGCTGAAATAGGGAGCGATGCTAGAAGAAAAGAATACTGCCACTATGTGTCTCTTACAAACTGTAATATTTCAGATTACATCAAGGCAAGGAAAATGTCAACTATTTTCCCACCTAAGTTAAGGGCGATACATTTTACAGACTGTGAATTTCATGGTGGTGCATTTTCATTTCCAAAGTGCTTGCGTGTCTTGGATCTATCTGGATGCCCCATCACAGAGTTTCCAAGCGCTCTAGGACAACTGAAGCAACTGGAGGTTCTTATTGCTCCGAGGCTGCAAGATCGGTAA